The Mycobacterium paragordonae genome includes a region encoding these proteins:
- a CDS encoding three-helix bundle dimerization domain-containing protein: MPPRAGISEQTRIAEIERRLMEQFPGISIEVLDAAVREHHSRFQASPIRDFIPLLVEKRVRQELAEASLSHPVA, translated from the coding sequence ATGCCGCCGCGCGCAGGGATCAGTGAGCAGACCCGGATCGCTGAGATCGAGCGCCGCCTGATGGAGCAGTTCCCCGGAATCAGCATCGAGGTGCTCGACGCCGCCGTCCGCGAACACCATTCCCGATTCCAGGCCAGCCCCATTCGGGACTTCATCCCACTGCTGGTCGAGAAGCGCGTGCGGCAGGAACTCGCCGAGGCGTCCCTGAGCCACCCGGTGGCCTGA
- a CDS encoding SRPBCC family protein: protein MITESGVEIDAPTSLVWDVFSDVERWPEWTASVTELVALDGSGLAVGKRFQIKQPKLPKLVWEVTDVAPGVSWTWVQRSPGGATSALHSLTPIVGDRTLVRQVLDQRGPVGALIARFMIRTTRRYLEMEAQGLKARSEQLRHSLGPHS, encoded by the coding sequence ATGATTACTGAGAGCGGCGTCGAGATCGACGCACCCACGTCCCTGGTGTGGGACGTGTTCAGCGACGTCGAGCGCTGGCCGGAATGGACCGCATCGGTCACCGAACTGGTCGCCCTGGACGGGTCCGGTCTTGCCGTGGGAAAGCGCTTCCAGATCAAGCAACCCAAGTTGCCCAAGCTCGTGTGGGAAGTGACGGATGTCGCACCCGGCGTGTCGTGGACCTGGGTGCAACGCTCGCCGGGCGGCGCCACGTCCGCTCTGCATTCGCTGACCCCGATCGTCGGGGACCGGACGCTGGTGCGTCAGGTACTCGATCAACGGGGGCCGGTAGGCGCGCTCATTGCCAGGTTCATGATCCGCACTACCCGCCGTTATCTGGAGATGGAGGCTCAGGGCCTCAAGGCCCGCAGCGAGCAACTGCGGCATTCACTTGGCCCGCACTCCTGA
- a CDS encoding TetR/AcrR family transcriptional regulator: MARTPDAARRRALLDALIDEFASGGIGDRSLRDVAAAVGTSHRMLLHHFVSRDEMLLAIVEEVERRQMTVLAELPTDPAESFAAMWATLCSPELRPFERLFFECYARGAQGEQPFARMVPGAVDDWLAEAAKVAGSAYDPALVRLGLAVTRGLLLDLVATDDDAGVSTAVQAFADLLRDSGFK, encoded by the coding sequence TTGGCCCGCACTCCTGACGCCGCGCGGCGTCGGGCACTGCTCGACGCCCTGATCGACGAATTCGCTTCCGGCGGCATCGGGGACCGGTCACTGCGTGACGTGGCGGCAGCGGTCGGTACCAGTCACCGAATGCTGTTGCATCACTTCGTATCCCGCGACGAGATGCTGCTGGCGATCGTCGAGGAGGTTGAGCGCCGGCAGATGACGGTGCTCGCCGAGTTGCCCACTGACCCGGCCGAGAGTTTCGCCGCGATGTGGGCCACCCTGTGCAGTCCTGAATTGCGTCCCTTCGAGCGCCTGTTCTTCGAGTGCTACGCCCGCGGCGCGCAGGGCGAGCAGCCGTTCGCCCGGATGGTGCCCGGTGCTGTCGACGACTGGCTGGCCGAGGCGGCGAAGGTCGCCGGCTCCGCGTACGACCCGGCCCTGGTGCGGCTGGGCCTTGCCGTCACCCGCGGACTGCTGCTGGACCTGGTGGCAACCGACGACGACGCGGGCGTCAGCACCGCCGTGCAGGCGTTCGCCGATCTGCTGCGGGATTCGGGATTCAAATAG
- a CDS encoding SDR family oxidoreductase — MDLKQLFDLTGKVAVVTGGAGGIGEVYAEALCGVGAAVVIADINLDAARLTAKALTDKGFQALAVRLDVTSAESAAEMASATVAAFGGIDILINNAAVMTDLPPYGLSNMPVPDWDRVLNVNLRGPLLCTQAVVESMSSRGGGRVVNGLSAGAFMAGGIYGVSKYALHGLTCNLASELGSRGINVNGIAPGLVDNDSAYVSLPKDSPIREILGAQIPGKTSGPPADLVGTMLLLCSPAGEWINGQTISVDGGWIMRF, encoded by the coding sequence ATGGACTTGAAGCAACTCTTCGACCTCACCGGCAAGGTCGCCGTGGTCACCGGTGGGGCCGGCGGCATCGGTGAGGTGTACGCCGAGGCACTGTGCGGCGTCGGCGCCGCGGTCGTCATCGCCGACATCAACCTCGATGCGGCGCGACTCACCGCCAAGGCGTTGACAGACAAGGGTTTTCAGGCTCTGGCGGTCCGTCTGGACGTCACCTCTGCGGAGTCGGCCGCCGAGATGGCGTCGGCGACGGTCGCCGCGTTCGGCGGCATCGACATCCTGATCAACAACGCGGCCGTAATGACCGACCTGCCGCCTTACGGGTTGTCGAATATGCCCGTGCCGGACTGGGATCGGGTGCTCAACGTGAACCTGCGCGGTCCGTTGTTGTGTACCCAGGCGGTGGTTGAGTCGATGTCGTCGCGCGGTGGCGGGCGTGTCGTCAACGGCCTGTCCGCCGGTGCGTTCATGGCCGGCGGGATCTACGGGGTCTCGAAATACGCTCTGCACGGACTGACCTGCAACCTGGCCAGCGAGCTCGGATCACGCGGCATCAACGTCAACGGGATCGCGCCCGGGCTGGTCGACAACGACAGCGCGTACGTGAGCCTGCCGAAAGATTCGCCGATCCGCGAGATCCTCGGCGCGCAGATTCCGGGCAAGACCTCGGGGCCGCCGGCCGATCTGGTCGGCACGATGCTGCTGCTGTGCTCACCCGCCGGGGAGTGGATCAACGGCCAGACCATCTCGGTCGACGGCGGCTGGATCATGCGATTCTGA
- a CDS encoding DUF2855 family protein translates to MDFEILRKDLHQTRFASSDAPTPADGEALLRVESFGLTSNNITYAVFGEAMRYWDFFPASDQDWGKLNVWGYAHVEQSRHPDLAPGMRVYGYLPCASHLLIVPDRINEKGFIDAAPHRLPLPSAYQGYRDVTTDPVYAADREAEHILFFPLFFTSFLIDDFIADEGFFGADTIVISSASSKTAIIAAYLLAKRDGAQVIGLTSAGNQAFVEGLRVYDSVHLYDNISELPGDRAVYVDISGDGAVRADVHARYGDRLAHSSAVGMTHWTQMAQGSGDLAGPKPVFFFAPDRIKKRGADWGTAKLDQHVAESWAPFADWASNWLRVERISSEDEIQRAYLELLDGKVDPAAGTIVDL, encoded by the coding sequence ATGGACTTCGAAATTCTCCGCAAGGATCTGCATCAGACCCGGTTCGCATCCTCCGATGCTCCGACGCCGGCAGACGGTGAAGCCCTGTTGCGGGTCGAGTCCTTCGGGCTGACGTCGAACAACATCACCTACGCCGTCTTCGGCGAGGCGATGCGCTACTGGGATTTCTTCCCGGCCTCGGACCAGGACTGGGGGAAGCTCAATGTCTGGGGATACGCACACGTCGAGCAATCGCGGCACCCCGACCTGGCGCCGGGCATGCGCGTCTACGGATACCTGCCGTGCGCGAGCCACCTGCTGATCGTCCCGGACCGCATCAACGAGAAGGGGTTCATCGACGCCGCGCCGCATCGGCTGCCGCTGCCCTCGGCCTACCAGGGCTACCGCGACGTCACGACCGACCCCGTCTATGCGGCCGACCGGGAGGCCGAGCACATCCTGTTCTTTCCGCTGTTCTTCACGTCGTTCCTGATTGACGACTTCATAGCCGACGAAGGCTTTTTCGGCGCGGACACCATCGTGATCTCCAGCGCCTCGTCGAAGACCGCGATCATCGCCGCGTACCTGCTCGCCAAACGTGACGGCGCCCAGGTGATCGGCCTGACCTCGGCGGGCAACCAGGCGTTTGTCGAAGGACTCCGGGTCTACGATTCAGTTCACCTGTACGACAACATCTCTGAGTTGCCCGGCGATCGTGCCGTATACGTGGACATCTCCGGTGACGGCGCCGTCCGCGCCGACGTCCACGCCCGCTACGGCGATCGCCTCGCCCACAGTTCCGCTGTCGGCATGACCCACTGGACCCAGATGGCCCAGGGCAGCGGCGATCTCGCCGGCCCGAAACCCGTCTTTTTCTTCGCGCCGGACCGCATCAAGAAGCGCGGCGCTGACTGGGGCACCGCGAAACTCGACCAGCATGTCGCCGAGTCGTGGGCGCCGTTCGCCGACTGGGCTTCGAATTGGCTTCGCGTCGAACGAATCTCGAGCGAGGACGAGATTCAGCGGGCCTATCTCGAGCTGCTCGACGGCAAGGTCGACCCTGCGGCCGGCACCATCGTCGACCTGTGA
- a CDS encoding carboxymuconolactone decarboxylase family protein has translation MSEWTSREERRAAARAEYERVMTTASPDPAGAYLEAGVIGYVFGEMWRRGVLTPRDRRWITLTCVGAAGAITPIETHVYAALKSGDISYPEFDEFVLHFGTQAGWPKASVMQVYGMMSAYKIAQESGAQPEAPDFELWSEPVDDSVRRERGLSAYQQIHGVAPPPAMTAFQGRARLDYLYGEIWSRTKYLTRRDRRIISICGAASTAIDEEVAEHLRAALTLGDMTRTELEELVVHFAVYLGWNLARRLDDLLVAVAGGVDDA, from the coding sequence ATGAGCGAGTGGACATCTCGCGAAGAGCGGCGGGCCGCTGCGCGCGCCGAGTACGAGCGCGTCATGACCACCGCAAGCCCGGACCCGGCCGGGGCCTACCTCGAGGCGGGCGTGATCGGCTATGTCTTCGGGGAGATGTGGCGCCGCGGCGTGCTCACCCCGCGCGACCGCCGCTGGATCACGCTGACGTGCGTGGGCGCGGCCGGCGCGATCACCCCGATCGAGACCCACGTCTACGCGGCCCTGAAAAGCGGGGACATCAGCTACCCGGAGTTCGACGAGTTCGTGCTGCACTTCGGCACGCAGGCCGGTTGGCCCAAGGCGTCGGTCATGCAGGTGTACGGCATGATGAGCGCCTACAAGATCGCGCAGGAGTCCGGCGCGCAACCCGAGGCGCCGGATTTCGAGTTGTGGTCGGAACCGGTGGACGACAGTGTCCGCCGCGAGCGCGGCCTGTCGGCATACCAGCAGATCCACGGTGTGGCGCCGCCGCCCGCCATGACCGCGTTTCAGGGGCGTGCCCGCCTGGACTACCTGTATGGCGAGATATGGAGTCGCACAAAGTATCTCACCCGTCGCGATCGGCGCATCATCAGCATTTGCGGCGCCGCGTCGACCGCGATCGACGAAGAGGTGGCCGAACACCTCCGTGCCGCCCTGACCCTGGGTGACATGACCCGGACCGAACTCGAAGAACTCGTCGTGCATTTCGCCGTGTACCTGGGCTGGAATCTGGCGCGGCGCCTCGACGATCTATTGGTGGCGGTTGCAGGCGGTGTCGACGACGCCTGA
- a CDS encoding aldehyde dehydrogenase family protein translates to MTVDLSVPVVHLHIGGEARTGGSGGVHQHVYPATGEVQGPVPLAGPDDVDAAVGAAHQAYAQWRAWRPSERARVLRRLGELMERDAAEIARLSVLDNGMSAGMSQPLVAIMANWTSYYAGWADKVEGRVTSFPANQRELGYSMPEPYGVVGIILTWNGPVVSVGMKLIPALAAGNTVVMKPSELTPYATEHLMGLVKEAGIPDGIVNLVLGGPETGDALVRHPLVNKVSFTGGPATARKILTRCAESLKPAVLELGGKSANVLFPDADLDTAVAVNAFSVLGTLAGQGCAIPSRMIVHNDIYDDVADRVLAIVSGMRCGDPFDPATLISPVVTREARQRILAMIDRAQTDGAKLLAGGRVPDYLSRECSDGFFVEPTVFGDVEPDSELGQIEVFGPVLSLMRFETEEQAIAIANSTEYGLAAYVYTKDIDRVQRLVSALDAGGVYVNGASPVTGCELAFGGVGISGYGREGGEEGLFEFLRTKAVGIA, encoded by the coding sequence ATGACCGTCGACCTGAGCGTTCCCGTCGTGCATCTGCACATCGGGGGAGAGGCGCGCACCGGCGGCTCGGGCGGGGTGCACCAGCACGTCTATCCCGCGACCGGTGAGGTGCAGGGTCCGGTGCCGTTGGCCGGCCCGGACGACGTGGACGCCGCCGTCGGAGCGGCGCACCAAGCGTATGCCCAGTGGCGGGCCTGGCGGCCGTCGGAGCGGGCCCGGGTGCTGCGCCGGCTGGGAGAGCTGATGGAGCGCGACGCCGCCGAGATCGCCCGGCTTTCGGTGCTGGACAACGGAATGTCGGCCGGCATGAGCCAGCCTTTGGTCGCCATCATGGCCAATTGGACGTCGTACTACGCCGGTTGGGCCGACAAGGTGGAAGGACGGGTTACGTCGTTCCCGGCGAACCAGCGCGAGCTCGGCTACTCGATGCCGGAACCCTATGGCGTCGTGGGAATCATCCTCACCTGGAACGGGCCGGTCGTTTCCGTCGGCATGAAACTGATCCCGGCGCTGGCGGCCGGAAACACCGTCGTCATGAAACCTTCCGAGCTGACCCCGTATGCGACGGAACACCTGATGGGTCTCGTCAAAGAAGCCGGAATCCCGGACGGGATCGTGAATCTCGTGCTGGGCGGACCCGAGACGGGGGACGCCCTGGTGCGTCACCCGCTGGTCAACAAGGTCAGCTTCACCGGCGGTCCGGCCACCGCGCGCAAGATCCTGACGCGCTGCGCCGAGTCCCTCAAACCGGCCGTGCTGGAACTCGGCGGCAAGTCCGCCAACGTGCTCTTCCCCGATGCCGACCTGGATACGGCGGTCGCCGTCAACGCATTCAGCGTATTGGGCACCCTGGCCGGACAGGGATGCGCAATCCCGTCGCGCATGATCGTGCACAACGACATCTACGACGACGTCGCTGATCGCGTGCTGGCGATCGTGTCCGGCATGCGATGCGGTGACCCGTTCGACCCCGCGACACTCATCAGTCCGGTGGTGACTCGTGAAGCGCGGCAACGGATCCTGGCCATGATCGACCGGGCGCAGACCGACGGAGCGAAGCTGCTGGCCGGTGGCCGAGTCCCCGATTACCTGTCCCGGGAGTGCTCCGACGGCTTCTTCGTGGAGCCGACCGTCTTCGGCGACGTGGAGCCCGATTCCGAACTCGGCCAGATCGAGGTGTTCGGGCCGGTGCTGTCCCTGATGCGGTTCGAGACGGAGGAGCAGGCGATCGCGATCGCGAACTCGACCGAATACGGCTTGGCCGCTTACGTTTACACCAAAGACATCGACCGGGTGCAGCGGCTGGTGTCCGCGCTCGACGCGGGCGGTGTTTACGTCAATGGAGCCAGCCCCGTCACCGGTTGCGAGCTTGCCTTCGGCGGCGTCGGCATCTCCGGCTACGGCCGCGAAGGTGGCGAGGAGGGATTGTTCGAGTTCCTGCGCACCAAGGCGGTGGGGATCGCATGA
- a CDS encoding mycofactocin-coupled SDR family oxidoreductase produces MAENRVGRVAGKVALITGAARGQGREHAIRLAEEGADIVAVDVCADIDGVAYPGATDSDLADTADLVEKSGRRIVTAKADVRDVEALRAAVAQGVDALGPLDIVVANAGISGVPAPAAMIEESAWQTMMDINLTGVWHTVKVALPHMTNGGGSIILVSSMLGIRGGGYMAHYASAKHAVVGLMNSLANELAPQWIRVNSIHPGNILTPMLDNDWFVRTLRPDLPNPTVQDAGEIIGQFHLLPKPLIEARAVSNAVLFLASDESQYITGAALPVDAGAVAKF; encoded by the coding sequence ATGGCAGAGAACAGGGTCGGCAGAGTCGCCGGCAAGGTCGCATTGATCACCGGCGCGGCACGCGGCCAAGGGCGCGAACACGCGATCCGATTGGCCGAAGAGGGCGCCGACATCGTCGCGGTCGACGTCTGTGCGGACATCGACGGCGTCGCTTACCCGGGAGCGACCGACAGCGACCTCGCCGACACCGCGGACCTGGTGGAGAAGTCGGGCCGCCGCATCGTCACCGCGAAAGCCGACGTGCGGGACGTGGAGGCGTTGCGGGCCGCGGTCGCGCAGGGAGTGGACGCGTTGGGTCCACTCGACATCGTGGTGGCGAACGCCGGCATCAGCGGGGTTCCCGCACCCGCGGCGATGATCGAAGAATCCGCGTGGCAGACGATGATGGACATCAACCTGACCGGCGTGTGGCACACCGTCAAAGTGGCGCTGCCGCATATGACCAACGGCGGCGGTTCGATCATCCTGGTCAGCTCGATGTTGGGCATTCGCGGCGGTGGTTACATGGCCCACTACGCCTCGGCCAAGCACGCCGTCGTCGGCCTGATGAACTCGCTGGCCAATGAGCTTGCGCCGCAATGGATCCGGGTGAACTCGATTCATCCGGGCAACATTTTGACGCCGATGCTGGACAACGACTGGTTCGTCCGGACGCTGCGGCCGGACCTGCCCAACCCCACCGTGCAGGATGCCGGCGAGATCATCGGACAGTTTCACCTGTTGCCCAAGCCGCTGATCGAGGCACGCGCCGTCAGCAACGCCGTGCTCTTCCTTGCCTCCGACGAGTCGCAGTACATCACCGGGGCGGCGCTGCCGGTCGATGCGGGCGCCGTCGCGAAGTTCTGA
- a CDS encoding DUF4345 domain-containing protein, giving the protein MTAAMIALAAVFFLGMGVYALAAPAKMIQVFGIQLPERESRSEVRAVYGGFGLAIAGALAFAAISTGPMRTGIVVTVGLALAGMAFGRLVSAVIEGRTPFYPNWFYFVVEAVIAGALLVTAQG; this is encoded by the coding sequence GTGACAGCGGCCATGATCGCGCTGGCCGCGGTGTTCTTCCTCGGTATGGGCGTCTACGCGCTGGCCGCTCCAGCCAAAATGATCCAGGTGTTCGGCATCCAGTTGCCAGAACGCGAATCCCGCTCGGAGGTGCGAGCCGTCTACGGCGGATTCGGTCTGGCGATCGCGGGCGCGCTGGCGTTTGCGGCGATCAGCACAGGCCCGATGCGAACCGGAATCGTGGTCACCGTCGGACTGGCGCTGGCCGGCATGGCCTTTGGTCGCCTCGTCTCGGCGGTCATCGAGGGCCGGACGCCGTTCTATCCCAACTGGTTCTACTTCGTCGTGGAGGCGGTCATCGCCGGGGCATTGCTGGTGACCGCCCAGGGCTAG
- a CDS encoding SDR family oxidoreductase has protein sequence MSKPLKLNGAVAVLTGAGSGIGRATAVEFAQRGARVVVSDLSADRVTEVVEEITALGRPAIGLPVDVTVERDLENLRDAALQRFSRIDVVMNNVGVLAVGAPETLPDEAWTRTIDVNLFSIARSNRVFLPGLIAQGSGHVINTASASGLLAYGFDRLPYVASKHAIVGLSEALAAYLGPKGVGVTCLCPSGVITNILEGITVYGDAAPTPLAPAHQIVAAEDVGNLTADAVETGRFLVVTAPEVHDALMRRATDIEAYIQASIEAQG, from the coding sequence ATGAGCAAGCCCCTGAAGTTGAACGGAGCGGTCGCGGTGCTGACCGGGGCGGGCAGCGGCATCGGTCGGGCCACTGCGGTCGAATTCGCGCAGCGCGGCGCCCGGGTGGTGGTGAGCGATCTGTCAGCGGACCGCGTCACCGAGGTCGTCGAGGAGATCACCGCCTTGGGCAGGCCGGCGATCGGGCTGCCCGTGGACGTGACCGTCGAACGCGATCTCGAGAATTTGCGTGACGCCGCCCTGCAAAGGTTCAGCCGGATCGACGTGGTGATGAACAATGTCGGCGTGCTGGCCGTCGGCGCGCCAGAAACGTTGCCCGACGAGGCGTGGACCCGCACCATCGACGTCAACCTGTTCAGCATCGCGCGCAGCAACCGGGTGTTCCTTCCCGGTCTGATCGCGCAGGGCAGCGGCCATGTGATCAACACCGCGTCGGCCTCCGGGTTGCTGGCGTACGGTTTCGACCGGCTGCCCTACGTGGCGTCCAAGCACGCGATCGTCGGGCTGTCCGAGGCGCTGGCCGCCTACCTGGGCCCCAAAGGCGTTGGGGTGACCTGCCTTTGCCCGTCCGGAGTGATCACGAACATCCTGGAAGGCATCACGGTGTACGGCGACGCGGCTCCGACCCCGCTGGCGCCGGCGCACCAGATCGTAGCCGCAGAGGATGTCGGGAACCTCACCGCCGACGCGGTGGAGACGGGGCGCTTCCTGGTGGTGACGGCCCCGGAGGTGCACGATGCACTCATGCGTCGCGCCACCGACATCGAGGCCTACATCCAGGCAAGCATCGAGGCACAGGGATGA
- a CDS encoding TIGR03854 family LLM class F420-dependent oxidoreductase, giving the protein MKIRFGVGLGSDTSPDQLAGIIDRLESSGVDSLWFSELVYSPAVDPMVGMAYALARTRRLKVGTSVAVLPGRHPVLVAKQLASLAALAPKRVLPVFGLRSAIAAEREVFVVPDGERAAVFDESLRILRAALVEDAASYRGRFFTFTDAAVAPRPSPPLDIWLGGSSQAGFRRIGALADGWLGSFLTPAEARQGREAIEHAAAQAGRRIEADHFGISLAVADGELPAELAAAVRRRRADLDPEELVAAGWDQLHRQLDGYLEAGLTKFVIRPVGAAAVDGFIDRFVAELLPRQN; this is encoded by the coding sequence GTGAAGATTCGATTCGGGGTTGGACTGGGCTCGGACACCTCGCCTGATCAGCTTGCCGGGATTATCGATCGGCTGGAGTCCAGTGGGGTGGACTCGCTGTGGTTCTCCGAGCTGGTGTACTCGCCGGCGGTCGATCCCATGGTCGGCATGGCCTACGCGTTGGCGCGCACCCGGCGGTTGAAGGTAGGCACGTCGGTGGCGGTGCTGCCCGGGCGGCACCCGGTGCTGGTGGCCAAGCAACTGGCCTCGCTGGCGGCGCTGGCGCCCAAGCGGGTCCTTCCAGTGTTCGGTCTGCGCTCGGCGATCGCGGCCGAGCGCGAAGTGTTCGTGGTCCCCGACGGGGAGCGGGCGGCGGTGTTCGACGAGTCGCTGCGGATCCTGCGCGCCGCGCTGGTCGAGGACGCCGCCAGTTACCGGGGCCGGTTCTTCACGTTCACCGACGCGGCTGTCGCGCCCCGGCCGTCTCCGCCGTTGGACATCTGGCTGGGCGGCTCGTCGCAAGCGGGGTTCCGCCGCATCGGGGCGTTGGCCGACGGGTGGCTCGGCAGTTTTCTCACCCCGGCCGAAGCGCGGCAGGGCCGCGAGGCCATCGAACATGCGGCGGCGCAGGCAGGACGGCGCATCGAAGCCGACCACTTCGGCATCTCGCTCGCGGTCGCCGACGGCGAACTACCTGCGGAACTGGCCGCGGCCGTGCGCCGGCGCCGTGCCGATCTTGATCCCGAGGAGCTGGTCGCCGCGGGCTGGGACCAGCTGCATCGGCAACTCGACGGCTATCTGGAGGCGGGGTTGACGAAGTTCGTCATCAGGCCGGTCGGCGCGGCGGCCGTGGACGGCTTCATCGACCGCTTCGTCGCAGAGCTGCTGCCGCGCCAGAACTGA
- a CDS encoding NAD(P)-dependent oxidoreductase, whose product MRVGFVGLGSQGGPMARRIVEDGFPTTLWARRPESLEPFADTGAAVAADRRALGAASDVLCLCVIGDSDVDEVLRGDDGALAGMAAEGIVVIHSTVHPDTCRRLQADFPHLHVVDAPVSGGGHLAAAKALLVMVGGDDGAVDRCRPVLETFANPLVHLGGLGAGQAAKLLNNALFSAQLGLAASVFAVADRLGVDKDALNTVLSKGSGRSYAAEVIGNSGHSLAVMAQLAGSLLAKDVDLLADLVGRDSAEVVRVAANTIDAMDLGAR is encoded by the coding sequence CTGCGGGTCGGATTCGTCGGTCTGGGGTCACAGGGCGGTCCGATGGCGCGCCGGATCGTCGAGGACGGGTTCCCAACGACTTTGTGGGCGCGCCGCCCCGAGTCCCTCGAACCGTTCGCCGACACCGGCGCCGCCGTGGCCGCCGATCGTCGTGCGCTCGGAGCCGCATCGGACGTTTTGTGCCTCTGCGTAATTGGTGACTCGGACGTCGACGAGGTGTTACGCGGCGACGACGGTGCGCTGGCCGGGATGGCGGCCGAGGGGATCGTGGTGATTCACAGCACCGTCCATCCCGACACGTGCCGGCGGCTGCAGGCCGACTTCCCGCACCTGCACGTCGTCGACGCCCCGGTGTCGGGCGGGGGGCATCTGGCCGCGGCGAAGGCTCTGCTGGTGATGGTCGGCGGCGACGACGGCGCGGTCGACCGTTGCCGGCCCGTGCTGGAGACGTTCGCGAATCCCCTTGTCCACCTTGGTGGTCTGGGCGCCGGGCAGGCGGCGAAGCTGTTGAACAACGCTCTGTTCAGTGCCCAGCTGGGACTGGCCGCCAGCGTCTTCGCCGTCGCCGACCGACTCGGGGTGGACAAAGACGCCCTGAACACGGTGCTGTCGAAGGGCAGCGGCCGCAGCTACGCAGCGGAAGTGATCGGCAATTCCGGGCACAGCCTTGCGGTGATGGCGCAACTGGCGGGCTCCCTGCTGGCCAAGGACGTCGACCTGCTCGCCGACCTGGTCGGCCGTGATTCCGCTGAGGTGGTCCGGGTGGCGGCCAATACCATCGACGCCATGGATCTCGGCGCCCGGTGA